TGCGGACACAGCCGAAAATGGCCGAATTAACCAATAAGTTTACGGTAGATGTAACGAAAAAAAGCCATTTCTGGTTGGCCAGCGCGGGAGTGGGTCTGATCACCGGCGGTTTGTCCGGTCTCTGCGGAATTGGGGCAGCGCCGATGATTCAGTTCGGACTGTTGGCTGTCCTGGGCTTGCCTCTGCGGCAAGCGGTCGGAACTACATCCGTAGTGATTCTGCCAATTGCAGTATTCGGAGCGATCGGTTATCTGCAAGCCGGTTTTCTCGACTGGCTGCTGTTGCTGCAGATTCTGGTCGGCACGATGACAGGGTCCTTTATCGGAGCCAAATTTACGAAGCGGGCACCCGTTCTAATTTTGCGCTCTGTGGTAATCGGTATGCCGCTTGTGGCAGGTTTCCTGATGCTGGTGTAAACACGGCCCGAACTTGTATTTGATTCTTACGGTATGCGAAGCCCTTTTGGATAATGGTTTTTCAGTTGTCCGCCGCTCGCTTTGCCCCATCCTAACGGGAAGCGGTCGACGGTTACCAGCACCCAACCAGGATCCCCCTCATAGGGAAGCGTATCACCGTGCAGATAAGTTTCGATAAAGGCGCGATCATCCGGCTGGCGGCTGTCAAGATCGTATGTACGGCGGACTTCTTCTGCCCGCAGCGACAGGGCAAGGGCGTGTGACGGTTCAAACCGGTCTTTTTTGACGGTCCCTAAATGCCAGCCGGGCCGGATCACTTTTACCTTTTCCAAATTGGGCACCGATTCGGGCAGCAAATACAACTGGTCACCAAACAGAAACAGCCGCTCGAAACCTGCAGGCGGCATTTCGATGCGCAAATGTTCAGCGGAAAACTGTTGAAACAGGCGCCAAGCGACAGTTGTATCAGGACGGGCTTTCGGCTGTTTGTTTTTCTTCTGAGTTCTGGTTCCGCTTGAAAGGGGCGACTCACCGATCACCGTCTTTCGTCGCAACAATGCCAGGAAGTGGCCTTCTCCCCGCAAGCGGTGCGGCCACAAGCGGCAGCAGAAATGCAGGGGGAAATCGGCCTTGTTCGTCCCTGCAGCCCACTCCGTCCGTCCGGGCATAAAATAGGCTGCCTGCGGCACCGGAATCAGTTCGTAATCGGAATGCTCCCACAAGAAACGCAGGATTGTCTGCTCATTCTCTTCCGGTGAAAACGTGCAGGTGGAATATACCATCGTTCCTCCAGGTTTGAGCATGCCAGCCGCATAGCGAAGGATTTCATCCTGTCGGAGCGCGCATCGTTCCACGTTTTCCTGCGACCACTCTTCGACCGCCGTATCGTCTTTGCGAAACATTCCTTCTCCGGAACAGGGGGCATCCACAATCATTTTGTCAAAAAAAGCGGGAAATCGCTGGGCCAGCCGATCAGGCGGCTCGTTGGTCACAATCGCATTGCGAATTCCCATTCTCTCGATATTTTCCGATAAAATTTTGGCCCGTGCGGGGTGAATTTCGTTAGCGACAAGCAAACCTTGTCCCTGCAAGGCTTGTCCTGCTTGCGTCGCTTTGCCGCCCGGGGCTGCCGCCAAGTCCAGCACCCTGTCGCCCGGTTCGATCTGCAGCACTTCTGCAACCGCCATGGCGCTCGGTTCCTGTATGTAATAGACGCCTGCCGCATGGTACGGGTGTTTGCCGGGGCGAGACGATTCATCATAATAAAAACCGCTTTCACACCAAGCTACGGGTTCGACGGAAAAAGGGGAGCGGGCGGCAAATTGGTTGGCAGACAGTTTCAGCGTGTTCACGCGCAACCCGTGCAGGCGGGCCTGCTGATAGCTGGTGAGAAACGCATCTGCTTCTTCACCCAATAAATGGGACATTTTTTGTATAAACGATGCAGGTAATTGATTGGTCATAAGAACCCCCGTGTGCGTTCAATCTAGGGAAAACAGGTGCAGTCGTCCTCCAAACATGGCCTGTCCAGGATGTTATTATACCGGATTTTTCAAAAAGAAGCCGCCTCCTGTGTGGGGGCGGCTTTCGTACATTCCTGTTACTTCACCAGTTGTTTCGCCTTTTCCGCGAATGTGGTATTGACCAGTTTATCGTAAGGGGCAGCAGCTTTCAGTTCGCCTGCCTGCTGGATAATCGTCTGCAGATTATCCCATTCTTCTTTGTCGATGATCGGGTCTTTTGCCCAGGCATCCGCTTTTTTGTAGCGGTCTGCCACCATGGTCAAAATGTCCTTTCTGACATCAGGGAAATAGGCGGCGATCATGTCTGCAATTTCAGCGCCGCTTGCGCTTTGAATCCAGTTTTGTGCTTTCTGGACGGCGTTTGTAAACTTCTGGATCGTTTCCGCATTTTTTTGCATATAGGTTTGTTTTGCCATAAACACGGTATAGGGAAGCTTGCCGCTGTCTTCGCCAAAATAGGCCACTACATATCCCTGCCCCTGTTTCTCCAGGATCGAGGCGGCCGGTTCGAACGCTTGATAAAAATCGCCCGTGCCGGAAGCAAAAGCACTGGTTTGCGTGTCAAACGAGATGTTTTGAATGATCTGGTTATCTGTTTTAGGGTTGATCTGATGTTTACGCTGCACGAATTCACTTACCATTTCCGGCATCGAACCGGAACGTGAGCCAATCAGGGATTTGCCTTTTAGCAGCGACCAGTCAAATTTGTCGATTTTCTGGCGGGCTACCAGGAAGGAGCCGTCTCGTTGCGTGACTTGCGCAAAATTGACGACCGGATCGGGCGACCCCTGCTGGTTGACAAAGATGGTGGTCTCCGCACCGACCAACCCGATGTCTGTCTGATCGGACAACAGGGCGGTCATCACTTTGTCACCGCCCCACGCGGTGGTCAGTTCAACATCCAGTCCCTGTTCCTTAAAAAACCCTTTCTGCAATGCCACATACTGCGGTGCGTAAAAAACGGAACGGATCACTTCGCTCACTCGAACTTTTGTCGAATTGGCTGCAGGGTTACTGTCCGATGGTGTATTTGACGTCTGTTTGGTGCCGCCGCAGCCGACCGAGAACAACAGGATACCGGCCAAAACCAGTCCGGCAAAGGACTTCCATTTCATTTCTCCTTGACCTCCTTTACGGCTCATGATTTACATCCTATGCGTCCGCCCGGTTTTGGTGAAAATTGTTCATAAAGTCTTAAAAACAGCCTTTTCAGAACAAGTTTCGAATTTTGATGAATTAGTGGTATAATAATTCGGAATGAGAACGGAGGTGTCAACATGGTGATCCTCGCAATCGGATTAAACTACCGTACGGCTCCTGTCGAGGTCCGTGAACGGTTTAGCGTGTCTGACCAGGTTTTGAACGGCGCGCTGCACCAGTTGGCCATGTCTGACAGTTTGGCGGAGACAGTGCTTGTTTCTACCTGTAACCGGACGGAAGTCTATGTGGTAACAGATCAGGTGGAGGCGGCCAAGGCAACCATATTTAATTTTCTGGCAGACGCCTCAGGGATAGACCGCGAGGTCTTTTTGCCATACCTTTATATATACAGCATGGATGATGCGGTTCGTCATCTGTTCCGTGTGGCGTGTGGGCTGGATTCGATGGTGCTTGGCGAAACGCAGATTTTGGGCCAGGTGCGGGACGCCTTTCTGCGGGCGCAGGAATCAGGTGTAACAGGGCCGATTTTTAACAATTTGTTTAAGCGTACGGTAACGCTGGCCAAACAGGCCCATTCAGAGACGGAAATCGGCCGTCATGCGGTGTCGGTGTCCTATGCGGCTGTGGAACTGGCGAAAAAAATATTCGAAGAGCTCAACAATAAAACGGTGCTGATTGTCGGAGCCGGAGAAATGAGCGAATTAACGGCAAAGCATCTGTATGCATCGGGTGCGCGCCGGGTGCTGGTCGTCAACCGCACGTTCGAGCGGGCGAAAGAGCTGGCTGACAAATTTGAAGGCCATGCGCTGGAACTGAAATCGATCGACCTGGCGCTGAAAGAAGCGGATATTGTCATTTCGTCGACAGGCGCGGAAGGATATGTCATCAGCAAACTGCAGGTGTCCAATGCCATGAAGCAGCGCCGCTACCGCCCTTTGTTTCTGATCGATATTGCGGTGCCGCGCGATTTGGACCCGTCCATTAATAAATTGGAAAATGTGTTTTTGTATGACATAGATGATTTGCAAGGCGTTATCGCCGCGAATTTTGCCGAACGGAAAAAAGAAGCCGCCAAAATTGAAGGGTTTCTGGAACTGGAACTGGTGGCTTTTAAACAATGGCAGACGGAACGGGCGGCGATTCCGCTGATTTCCGCTTTGCAGAAGAAAGCGGGCGGCATTCGGCAGGAGATTATGGAGAGTTTGCAAAACAAGCTGCCGAACCTGTCTGAACGGGAATTGAAGCAGTTGGAAAAACACACGTCAAGCATTGTGAATCAAATGCTGCGGGAACCGATCCAACAGTTGAAAGAAATGGCAAAAGAGCCACAGGCGGAACAGTATCTGTCTCTTTTCTCCCGGATATTTGGCATCCCTTCCGTGACAGACTCGGCACGCAGGGTGGAAGCGGCGGGGCGGACAGGGGAACCGGCAAGCGACCGGACAAGGGAATCGGCAAATGAACCGGTAAGCGAATCGGCAGACAAAACAGGCCGCTCGCAACCGGTCGTTCGGCATTCTGCCGCTGTCCCGCATACAGCCGTATTTGATGATGGCGGCCGATCGGATCATGCGGACGGCCAGAAAGTTACGGTAGAAGCCCAATGGTTGGGTGGATTGACGCGGTGAAGGGGGGCTTCAGGTGAACGGAAGTGTCCTTTTGTATGATCTGATGACGTTTATTTATGCAATTTCGGTATTTTTGTATTTCATTGATTTTATTCAGCCAAACCGGAAAGTGAACCGTACAGCCCTTGTGCTGCTGCTCGGCGTGTGGGTAATTCAGACGGTCTTCTTTGTGCTTCGCATGATGGAGCTTAATTACGTGCCGGTGTTGACCACGTTTGAAACGATGATTTACTTCTCGTGGGTGTTGATCCTATTCTCGCTGGTGATTAACTTTTTTTATAAAATCGATCTGTTTACATTCTTCACAAATGTAATCGGGTTTGCCGTTGTAGCGTTTGTCACGTTCAGCGATAAAGGGGCAGCGCAACTGTCAGCCTCCTTGCAGGGAGATTTGCTGATTCTGCATGTTACAATGGCATTGTTAAGCTATGCCTGCTTCCTGCTGGCGACCATTTTTTCGATTATGTATTTGATTCAGGAAAAGTTGCTGAAAGAAAAAAGATGGAACGACCTGTTTCGCCGTTTGCCGGCACTTGATCAACTCGAGCAGTTTTCCTATCGGCTGATCGTATTTGGCTTTCCGTTGCTTTTGATCGCTGTGATCCTGGGGGCGATCTGGTATAACGCCCGTTTTAACTCGGTGTTGATTCTCGATCCGAAACCGGTTGTATCGCTTGCTCTGTTGATCCTGTACGGGATTTACCTGTATTTGCGCGTTTCGGCCGGGTGGTTGGGCAGAAAACTGGCGTGGATCAACATTTCGGCGTTTGTGGGTGTGATCGTGAATTATCTGGTAGTCGGTCAGTTTTTCTCGCATTTCCATAATTGGTAAGAAAAAGCGGTGACAGAATGGGAAAAAATTGGTTTGGTGCCTTCCTCGATATGTCCGGGCAGCTTTGTGTAGTGATAGGCGGCGGTCAAGTGGCGGAACGGCGCGTGCAATCTGTCCTCGTCCGCAACGCGAAGGTGAGGGTAGTTTCTCCCAATTTGACGGAAAAATTAACCGTGTTGGCAGAACGAGGGCAGATTGAACATATCCACCGTTCCTTTCAACCGGGGGATACACGGGGTGCGTTTCTGACAATTGCAGCCACCAATTCGTCCTCTGTGAATCGACAAGCGATCACAGAGGCGAGATCGGAGGGACGGTTGGCAAATGGGGTTCATGCGGCGGACGAGGGAAATCTCCTGTTTCCGGCCGTTCTGGAAAGAGGTCCGCTGCAGGTGGCGATTACCACCTCCGGGTTGGGGCCGGCGCTGGCTCGCCTGATTCGGGAGGAGTTGGAATCCTATTTTGGCGATGAATATGGAACGTATTTGGATAAATTGGCTTCTGTTCGGGAGAGGTTGCTGCAAACGATTGACGAGGAACCAATCCGAACGGAGATACTGCGGCAAATTGTCCGGTCTGATGTACGGGAATTGTTGCGCGAGAGGAATGCGGCGGAAGCGGACCGCATCATTCAATTGATCATCGAGGGGCGGGAAAAGCAATGAGGCATTTGATCGTGGGTACAAGACAAAGTTCCCTGGCACTGACACAGACAAATTGGGTATGTTCGCAGTTGGCCGAATTCGATCCGGATGTAAAAATCGAGACCGAACATATCGTGACTCGAGGCGACCGGATTTTGAACGTGACATTGTCAAAAGTAGGCGGCAAGGGGCTTTTCGTAAAAGAGATCGAACAGGCCCTGTTTGACAAAAAAATCGATTTTGCCGTCCACAGCATGAAGGACATGCCCGCAGTCATCCCGCCGGGATTGGTGATTGCAGCGGTGCCGGAGCGGGAAGATCCACGTGACGTGCTGGTTAGCCGCGACGGCCGGAATTTTACGGAACTGCCGAAGGGAGCCAAAATCGGCACCAGTTCGCTGCGGCGGTCTGCGCAGCTGCAGGCAGCCAGACCTGATCTCGAAATCGTACCCCTGCGGGGAAACATCGATACCCGTCTGCGAAAGTTGGAGGAAGATGGGCTGGATGCGATTGTGCTGGCAGCCGCTGGACTATCCCGGATGGGATGGCTGAACCGGGCGACGGAACGGCTTTCGGTCGACATTTGCATTCCGGCGGTTGGCCAGGGAGCGTTGGCGATCCAATGCCGGGAAGATGATCAGGAAGTGATCGACTTTTTGGCACAGATGGACCACCCTGTGACCCGCCTGGAAGTGACGGCGGAACGAGCATTTCTGGACCGGATGAACGGGGGCTGTCAGGTGCCGATCGGAGGTTACGCGGAACAAATGGACGATTGGTTGTCTTTGCGGGGCTTTGTTGGTTTGCCGGACGGTTCCGTCCTGTTAAAAGAGTTTGCGGAAGGCAAACAGCCGCGTGAATTGGGCATCCAGGTGGCAGAAAAATTGATCGAAAAAGGGGCTCGCGAGATTCTGGATATGTTTGGCGAGGAGCAAAATTCGTAATGGCTGGCGGCAAGGTCTATCTGGTCGGCGCCGGGCCCGGCGACCCGAATCTGATTACCGTTAAAGGATTGCAGGCGATTCAGGCGGCCGATGTGATCGTTTATGATCGGCTGGTATCACCCCGCTTGCTGGCAATGGCTCCTGCCGAAGCGGAACGGATTGATGTGGGAAAGTCGCCTGCTGCCGCAAAAATTCCGCAGGAACAGATCAACCTGCTTTTGGCGGAAAAGGCGAAGCAGGGTAAGACAGTGGTCCGCTTAAAAGGGGGCGACCCGGCCGTTTTCGGGCGTGTTGGCGAGGAAATGGCGACACTGGCGGAACACGGTGTAGAATATGAGGTAATCCCCGGTATCTCTTCCGCGATCGGCGTGCCGATCCATGCGGGAATTCCGGTTACATATCGTGGCATAGCCGCTTCTTTTGCTGTAGTAACGGCGCATGACGCTGCGGACGATGATCACTCCGGGATTCATTGGGAGCAGTTGGCAATGGCAGCCGATACGTTGATTTTTCTGATGGGGGTCGGTCGGCTGTCAGCTATTGCCGAACGATTGATGCGGTATGGCCGATCTCCGGAAACGCCGGCAGCCCTGATCCGTTGGGGTACATGGGCGGAACAGGAAACCATTGCGGGAACACTGGCTGACATTGCGGAGCGAGCCGCACAGGCGAATTTTCAAAATCCGGCCATTATCGTGGTAGGGAACGTGGTCCGTTTGCGTGACAAACTGGCCTGGATGGAAAAAAAACCGCTGTTCGGCAAGCGTGTTTTGGTTACCCGAGCACGCTCTCAGGCTGGCGAATTGGCTTCCAAAATCGAGCAATTGGGCGGCGAGGTGTATGAGTTTCCAGTTATTCGTTTGGCGCCGCCAACCGATTGGCAGCCGGTTGATCAGGCGTTAAGCCGTCTGGAATCGTTTGATTGGCTGATCTTTACGTCTGTCAACGGTGTTGAGTTTTTCTTCGGCAGAATGCGGGAAACCGCTATCGATATCCGCCGACTGCGGGGCAAAATAGCGGCGGTGGGATCGGTTACCGAGCAGGCGCTGCGGCAGCGGGGAATAATCCCCGATCTGATGCCCGATCAGTTTATTGCGGATGAGTTGTTGACCGTAATGCAAAACAAACTGCGGCCGGGAGACCGAATTCTGCTGCCGACGGCCGACATCGCAAGGAAAACGCTGCCTGACGGTTTGCGGCAACTGGGGGGCGAAGTGACCGAGATTGACGTATATCAGAACCAGGCTGTGGCGGACGATGCAGAAGCAGTGGCAGAGATGCTGGCAAATGGGCGCATTGATGTCCTGACATTCACCAGCTCTTCCACGGTTAAGAATTTTGTGAAAGCGATGCAGGGGCAGGATTTGCCCAAATTGCTGGCTCGCGTTCAGGTAGCTTCGATTGGTCCTGTGACAACCGAAACGGCTGCCAAATTGGGTGTTCGTGTAGATGTACAGGCAGAGCCGCACACGATCGACGGTTTGGTTGAGGCGATTGTGAATGGTTTTCGCTGGGCTTAGGAGACACGGTTACCGTCTGCACGCAGTAGATAAACAAATACGATAAGGAGTGACCCTTATGCAACTGCCAACCGGTTTTCAACGGCTCCGCCGTCTGAGAAGAACGGCGGGAATCCGCTCGATGGTACGGGAACATGTATTGAACACCAAAGATTTTATCTATCCGTTGTTTGCGGCACATGGCACCGGTGTCAAGGAAGAGATTGCTTCCATGCCGGGGGTGTACCATCTTTCGATTGAGTTGTTAAAGCGTGAAGTGGAGGAAATCTCAGAATTGGGCATTGAGTCGGTCCTCCTGTTCGGGGTTCCCGCCCATAAGGATGAACACAGTTCGGAAGCGTATGCAGAGCAGGGCATTGTTCAGCAGGCGGTGCGAGCGGTCAAGGACGTCAATCCCGACATGACGGTGATAACAGACGTTTGTCTGTGTGCATACAACCCGGATGGACATTGCGGAATTGTCCGGGACGGGCAAATTGTGAATGACGACTCTCTCGTTTTGTTAGCCAAAACGGCTGTTTCACACGCGCATGCGGGTGCCGACATTGTAGCGCCGTCCGACATGATGGACGGTCGGATTGCCGCATTGCGCGCCGCGCTTGATCAGGCAGGTTTTCTCGATATTCCGATCATGTCCTACTCGGTGAAATATGCATCCGCGTTTTACGGACCGTTCCGGGATGCGGCTCACTCGGCTCCTTCATTTGGCGATCGCAAAACATATCAGATGGACCCGGCCAATTCGCGTGAGGCGATGCGGGAGTCGATGGCTGACGTGGAGGAAGGGGCCGATTTTCTGATGGTGAAACCGGCCATGGCGTATATGGATATTATTCGCCAGGTACGGGACAATTTCGATCTGCCGTTAGTGGCCTATAACGTATCGGGTGAGTATTCGATGCTGAAAGCGGCTGCCCAAAATGGCTGGATAGACGAACGGCAGGTTGTGCTCGAATTGTTGACCGGTTTTAAGCGTGCTGGCGCGGATCTGATTATTACCTACCACGCGAAAGAGGCGGCACAGTGGCTGCGGGGATAAAACCGATCGAAGGCGAAAGCAGAGGGGATCTCGATGCATAAAGGGTATGAAAAATCGCATGCTGCTTTTGAAGAAGCGAAAAAACTGATTCCAGGCGGCGTCAATTCACCTGTCCGCGCGTTTCGGGCGGTTGGCGGCGACCCCATTTTTATCGACCGGGGCGAAGCAAGCCGCGTATACGATATTGACGGCAATGCGTATATCGACTACGTGTTGTCCTGGGGGCCGCTGATTTTGGGGCACGCTCATCCGGAAGTCACGGAAGCGATCATCGATTTTACCAAAAAAGGGACTTCCTTCGGCGCACCTACCCTGTTGGAAACGGAAATAGCGCGTTTGGTGACGGAGATCGTTCCCTCCGTGGAAGTGGTGCGGATGGTCAATTCCGGAACGGAAGCGACAATGAGCGCCCTTCGGCTGGCACGCAGCTACACGAAACGCAACAAAATCGTCAAGTTTGAAGGATGTTATCACGGTCATGCGGATAGTCTGCTGATCAAAGCGGGATCAGGTGTTGCCACTCTGGGACTGCCCGATTCGCCCGGCGTACCGGAGTCGGTGGCGGCGCAAACGTTGACGGTTCCTTATAACGACATCGAGTCTTTGCAACTCGCCTTTGAAAAATTCGGCGAACAGATTGCCGGTGTCATCATTGAACCGATCGCTGGCAATATGGGGTGTATTTTGCCAAAACCAGGTTATTTGCAAGCTGTTCGGGAGATTACGGCACAATACGGGGCTCTGCTGATTTTTGATGAAGTGATGACCGGGTTTCGGGCGGCTTATGGCGGTGCACAGTCGCTCTATGGAATCACACCCGATTTGACGACTTTGGGAAAAGTGATAGGCGGCGGTTTGCCAGTGGGCGCTTACGGCGGAAAACGGGAAATTATGGAAATGGTGGCCCCGGCAGGACCGATGTACCAAGCAGGCACGTTGTCGGGAAATCCGCTTGCGATGATCGCGGGTTATACAACCTTGAAACTGTTGGGCCGGCCTGGCGTGTACGAGGAATTGGCAGCCAAGTCAAAACGCCTTACCGACGGATTGGCCGAAGTTACACGCGAACGGGGAATCCCGTCATATGCCGTTTATGCGGGAGGCATGTGGGGCTGCTTCTTTAATCAGCAGGCAGTTGTGGATTACGAGACGGCGAAGCGTTCTGATTTAGAGCGGTATGCCGCTTTTTTCCGGGGAATGTTGCAGCGCGGTGTGTATCTTGCCCCATCGCAACTGGAGGCCGGGTTTATGTCTCTGGCCCACTCCTATGCGGATATCGATCATACGGTGGAAATGGCGAGACAAGTATTGGCCGATATGTAAGTGTCACAACCCTCGAATGTGTCGGGGGTTTCTTTACTACACGGGGATGTTCTGTCGACCCGCAAATGAGAGGGGGATTGTCCGATGGAGGAACTTGTCACTGTCACCGTTTATAGGCCGCTGCCGGGAGCTGTGGTACCGATCGAACAGGTCCCTGACAAAGTGTTTGCTGACAAATTGTTAGGAGATGGCGTGGCCGTTCAGGCAGAGGACGGGTGTGTCCACTCCCCGGTCGAAGGGGAAGTCGTTCTGCTTTTTCCGACACTGCATGCGCTTGCGATCCGAACCGAACACGATCTGGAAATTATGATTCATATCGGCTTGGACACCGTGCATCTGCAGGGAGAAGGATTTACGGCACTTGTCAAAGTCGGTGATCGTGTGCAGATCGGACAGCCTTTGATCCGTTTCGATTTGCAGCAGGTGGCAAAAACCCACTCCCTGCTGACCCCGGTTCTGGTGGCCAATATGGAAAGAGTAGAGCGGATTGAGCAAGGAACGGGAGACGTATTGTTCCATGTCTTTGTAAAGCGGGAGCGAACTTTGCAGGGACTGCCGATTTCGGAAGGAATTGCGATGGGAACCGCCTTTGTAATTCGTCCCTCACACAATGTGAAACGCTATCTGGTTGACGATCCGGCTGCAGAAACAGAACGTTTTCGCAACGCGGTGCTAATGGCTAAGGAAGAAATGGGAAAACTGATCCAAACCGCCACTACGCGCCTGTCCGCACAAGAGATTGAGATCCTGTCTGCGCAGGAACTTTTGTTGGAAGATCCATTGCTGATGGATGAAGTGCTGCAGGGAATCTGTGAGCGGGGAACGAACGCCGAATGGTTGGTTTGGGATGTGATGCAGCATTGGATTCAGGAGTTTTTCGCCATGGAAGACCCCTATATGCGGGGGCGTGCCATCGATTTGATTGATGTGCGTGACCGTCTGTTGAAAGCGTTGGAAGGGCGAGCGCATACGATCGAGGATTTGATCGATGCGCCAGGTGTATTGGTGCTTGATGAAATACCTCCGAGCATTGCAGGGGAGCCCTATATTTCCTATATTCTCGGGATTGTCACTGTGCGCGGAAATGAGACAAGCCACGGCGCCATTATCGCCCGGTCACTAGGGATTCCGGTGGTGTCCGGATTGGGTGACGAGGTGCTGCAGATTGAACACGGCGATTTTTTGATTGTGGATGGTGTCAGCGGACAGGTGGTTCAACATCCGACGCAGGATTCACTTGATCATTTTCAGCAGAAACTGATCGATCAAATGGCGGCGGAAAAGGAACTGCTGATTTGGAAAGATCGGAAAGCGTTGACGAAAGACCAATTTCCTGTATCGATGGGTGCCAATATTGGCGGGTTGGAAGACACCAAACGGGTTCGTAAA
The sequence above is a segment of the Effusibacillus dendaii genome. Coding sequences within it:
- a CDS encoding precorrin-2 dehydrogenase/sirohydrochlorin ferrochelatase family protein; translation: MGKNWFGAFLDMSGQLCVVIGGGQVAERRVQSVLVRNAKVRVVSPNLTEKLTVLAERGQIEHIHRSFQPGDTRGAFLTIAATNSSSVNRQAITEARSEGRLANGVHAADEGNLLFPAVLERGPLQVAITTSGLGPALARLIREELESYFGDEYGTYLDKLASVRERLLQTIDEEPIRTEILRQIVRSDVRELLRERNAAEADRIIQLIIEGREKQ
- a CDS encoding ABC transporter substrate-binding protein, yielding MKWKSFAGLVLAGILLFSVGCGGTKQTSNTPSDSNPAANSTKVRVSEVIRSVFYAPQYVALQKGFFKEQGLDVELTTAWGGDKVMTALLSDQTDIGLVGAETTIFVNQQGSPDPVVNFAQVTQRDGSFLVARQKIDKFDWSLLKGKSLIGSRSGSMPEMVSEFVQRKHQINPKTDNQIIQNISFDTQTSAFASGTGDFYQAFEPAASILEKQGQGYVVAYFGEDSGKLPYTVFMAKQTYMQKNAETIQKFTNAVQKAQNWIQSASGAEIADMIAAYFPDVRKDILTMVADRYKKADAWAKDPIIDKEEWDNLQTIIQQAGELKAAAPYDKLVNTTFAEKAKQLVK
- the hemB gene encoding porphobilinogen synthase, which produces MQLPTGFQRLRRLRRTAGIRSMVREHVLNTKDFIYPLFAAHGTGVKEEIASMPGVYHLSIELLKREVEEISELGIESVLLFGVPAHKDEHSSEAYAEQGIVQQAVRAVKDVNPDMTVITDVCLCAYNPDGHCGIVRDGQIVNDDSLVLLAKTAVSHAHAGADIVAPSDMMDGRIAALRAALDQAGFLDIPIMSYSVKYASAFYGPFRDAAHSAPSFGDRKTYQMDPANSREAMRESMADVEEGADFLMVKPAMAYMDIIRQVRDNFDLPLVAYNVSGEYSMLKAAAQNGWIDERQVVLELLTGFKRAGADLIITYHAKEAAQWLRG
- a CDS encoding cytochrome C assembly family protein, producing the protein MNGSVLLYDLMTFIYAISVFLYFIDFIQPNRKVNRTALVLLLGVWVIQTVFFVLRMMELNYVPVLTTFETMIYFSWVLILFSLVINFFYKIDLFTFFTNVIGFAVVAFVTFSDKGAAQLSASLQGDLLILHVTMALLSYACFLLATIFSIMYLIQEKLLKEKRWNDLFRRLPALDQLEQFSYRLIVFGFPLLLIAVILGAIWYNARFNSVLILDPKPVVSLALLILYGIYLYLRVSAGWLGRKLAWINISAFVGVIVNYLVVGQFFSHFHNW
- the cobA gene encoding uroporphyrinogen-III C-methyltransferase, which gives rise to MAGGKVYLVGAGPGDPNLITVKGLQAIQAADVIVYDRLVSPRLLAMAPAEAERIDVGKSPAAAKIPQEQINLLLAEKAKQGKTVVRLKGGDPAVFGRVGEEMATLAEHGVEYEVIPGISSAIGVPIHAGIPVTYRGIAASFAVVTAHDAADDDHSGIHWEQLAMAADTLIFLMGVGRLSAIAERLMRYGRSPETPAALIRWGTWAEQETIAGTLADIAERAAQANFQNPAIIVVGNVVRLRDKLAWMEKKPLFGKRVLVTRARSQAGELASKIEQLGGEVYEFPVIRLAPPTDWQPVDQALSRLESFDWLIFTSVNGVEFFFGRMRETAIDIRRLRGKIAAVGSVTEQALRQRGIIPDLMPDQFIADELLTVMQNKLRPGDRILLPTADIARKTLPDGLRQLGGEVTEIDVYQNQAVADDAEAVAEMLANGRIDVLTFTSSSTVKNFVKAMQGQDLPKLLARVQVASIGPVTTETAAKLGVRVDVQAEPHTIDGLVEAIVNGFRWA
- a CDS encoding RsmF rRNA methyltransferase first C-terminal domain-containing protein, with the protein product MTNQLPASFIQKMSHLLGEEADAFLTSYQQARLHGLRVNTLKLSANQFAARSPFSVEPVAWCESGFYYDESSRPGKHPYHAAGVYYIQEPSAMAVAEVLQIEPGDRVLDLAAAPGGKATQAGQALQGQGLLVANEIHPARAKILSENIERMGIRNAIVTNEPPDRLAQRFPAFFDKMIVDAPCSGEGMFRKDDTAVEEWSQENVERCALRQDEILRYAAGMLKPGGTMVYSTCTFSPEENEQTILRFLWEHSDYELIPVPQAAYFMPGRTEWAAGTNKADFPLHFCCRLWPHRLRGEGHFLALLRRKTVIGESPLSSGTRTQKKNKQPKARPDTTVAWRLFQQFSAEHLRIEMPPAGFERLFLFGDQLYLLPESVPNLEKVKVIRPGWHLGTVKKDRFEPSHALALSLRAEEVRRTYDLDSRQPDDRAFIETYLHGDTLPYEGDPGWVLVTVDRFPLGWGKASGGQLKNHYPKGLRIP
- the hemC gene encoding hydroxymethylbilane synthase, whose translation is MRHLIVGTRQSSLALTQTNWVCSQLAEFDPDVKIETEHIVTRGDRILNVTLSKVGGKGLFVKEIEQALFDKKIDFAVHSMKDMPAVIPPGLVIAAVPEREDPRDVLVSRDGRNFTELPKGAKIGTSSLRRSAQLQAARPDLEIVPLRGNIDTRLRKLEEDGLDAIVLAAAGLSRMGWLNRATERLSVDICIPAVGQGALAIQCREDDQEVIDFLAQMDHPVTRLEVTAERAFLDRMNGGCQVPIGGYAEQMDDWLSLRGFVGLPDGSVLLKEFAEGKQPRELGIQVAEKLIEKGAREILDMFGEEQNS
- a CDS encoding sulfite exporter TauE/SafE family protein — its product is MILLTMFVLGLLLGFGGGGGAGFVLALLVTVFHIPVHTALGTSITAMIFTVLSGAISHYREGNAVLKFGASTGLFGAIGAYLATFAARIMPEHVILWIAASMLFLCSFLIWLRTQPKMAELTNKFTVDVTKKSHFWLASAGVGLITGGLSGLCGIGAAPMIQFGLLAVLGLPLRQAVGTTSVVILPIAVFGAIGYLQAGFLDWLLLLQILVGTMTGSFIGAKFTKRAPVLILRSVVIGMPLVAGFLMLV